AGAAATTAAGACTTCTACATACAGGCTTAGCATCGAAGTGCTGCTCAAGAAAGGAAGTTAATACCTATTGTCTCCATGGCTTATTTCACTGCGAATTTAAAACTACACTAAGATCCTCTGgtcctcccccacccccaaaacatccctgtgtaGCTGATGATGAGCCGGAGAAATGCCCTGAAGAGTGGGTAGCAATAGGATATTACTTGGCTGGCTCATGCTGTTCAGCGGAGAGCTCACGGGGCATGGTAGCACCTGAGGGGTCCAGGGGCCTCTTGCACTGCCACAGTCCCTTCTGGGAGGGGCCAGGGAAGAGGAGCCTTGTGTTGTCAGGCAGCCCCATCTGCAGGAACTGTCCCACCCACGGCCCTTGGAGGTCTCTTGGCATCCCTGAGTCTTTGCACTCTCACTTGTTAACAAGTTCTATTAGCACCTATTTATCTAGATCTTCCCCAGCCTGTTCCATACTGCCAGATGATAACCCAAATTCTCCATTCCCACTCATCTGTGGTCCAAATTTGTTCCCCTGTGAACTGCTGCAGCAAATTTATCCTGATTGTCCTAAATCTCAGTACTGGGGAAGATCTCCTTCACGGAGGAGTGATGTCTTTGAGACCCCCTGGTCCAGCTGATCTAGAGTTCAGGGACAGTCAGGACATCACTTTGGGATATCAGATTTGTGTGTTAGGGTGAAAAACTGAACCCGTCTCAAGGAGGAGAACACTCCAGTTCTGCTTGCACATGGTCTGGGCACCCTCTCAGTGGCCTATGGTCTACATTATACACATccagattaagaaaaaaacaacaaaccgataaaaattaaaagaaaacaccagAACTGCCTGCAGAGTCAGTGCTGCCCAGAGATAAACCCTGGAGAAAGAGGCACTGCCAGTCTGAAGTCCCATGGCAGAATCTGTACTGAAAAGTCTGATATCCAGAGAAAGGTTCTGAAGAGTGAGGAGTAGGAAATGGCTCTCAAGTTTTCCAAGATATTTGTCAACATGTACAGAAAGATACTGGAATATTCAAAAATCCTTAACTGTATAGGTCCCATAAGGGTGCTCTGCTATCCAGGCAGTACAGCTGGTACCAAACACTATGAGCACTGCAAATATGTGAAAGGGTCAAAATTCAAAAGAGCCCTTTAAAAACCACATGGGCCACTAACACAAAATTATGTTTCTTTGATTTCTACCAGAACAGCTCTGTAAATTCAGCAATAATTTTTCTAAGAATGatccagaaataaaatacacacCTGTAGTACTGCATGGGGTGTGATGGGGAAATAACCAATTACTTATGTGTAATTCTAGTTACTGTATCCAAAGGATGATAAGATACAATAATTTGTCTTTATGCTGCTATTAAGGTTGCGGTACTGCATGGGCAAAGCTGAGCACCCAAACCAGTCCCCTTGTCCTAGTCATGTTTAAGTAGTAGAGTCCTACAAACACAATTTTATATTTATGCCTGCCATAGCATCATCAAACGTTAGCACTCACCACTTCAGCTGCTTCCACTGAGAAAGACTTTGAGCTGTTTAATGCACCTGATGCTGATCATTCCTGCCTGGAGCCATGGTGAAATGCATTCACCAGTCACTGCTTTATTTACTCCTGGGGCATTTTGCTAGAGGCATTCAATGGGCAGAGCATATTTCTTTTGAGATTAGAAATTACGTGAAATACTTAtgagttaatatttttttagcTTTAAAATCCCTTTGCCTTGACTTTCTAGAGATTTGCTTCAGGGCTGGAGAAGAATGTTTCCAGGTGAACCTGATTTGGTTCTGACAGTTGTGACAGATGAAGTTCAtttgggggagggagggaaaatggTGAAGGGAGGATAAAAGGCTTTGGAAGCTGGTTTTGAGTCCTTTCTGTCAGGGAAGCTTTCTGGTCTTCTGTCTTAGTAGCTGCctgttgttttttccttcatattaTGCCATCACCTATTCCTcttaattgttttctttcttttgagtATTCCCCCTCTGCGAATTTGcgcccctgcagcagccctttAGTTATCCCTGGCAAAGACAGCAAAAGCTTTCTTGGGGGAGCTTCTTCAGCCAGGACTCATCGCTTGCCCTCACGCTTGTCCTGGTGCTCCATTGaatgggagcagctctgcctcctgcagcccttAGGATCTGGGGGCTTTGGCTCTGTCTACAAAGCCACCTACCATGGTGCAACGGTGGCTGTGAAGCAGGTGAagaagagcagcaaaaaccGGCTGGCGTCACGGCAGAGCTTCTGGGCTGAGCTGAACGTGGCCCAGCTCCAACACGATAATGTGGTACGTGTGGTGGCTGCCAGCACCTGTGCCCCAGCCAGCGAGAACAGCCTGGGCACCATCATCATGGAGTATGTGGGTAACATCACTCTGCACCATGTAATTTATGGCACTGGGGATGCATGGAGACAGGGGGAGGATGACGAAGAAGGATGTGGAAGGAAGGCCCTGTGCATGGAAGAGACTGTGTGCTACTCTTGTGACATCATGACAGGCTTAGCCTTTCTGCACTCACAGGACATTGTCCACTTGGACCTGAAGCCTGCAAATGTTTTCATCACTGAGCAGGGAGTGTGCAAGATTGGAGACTTTGGGTGCTCCCAGAAACTGGAGAAGGGCTCATCCCAGAGTGCCCGTGTTTGCCAGCAAGGGGGCACGTACACACACCGTGCCCCCGAGCTCCTCAAGGGGGAGAGGATCACTGCCAAAGCAGACATCTATTCATTTGCCATCACGCTCTGGCAGATGGTCACACGGGAGCAGCCGTACCTGGGCGAGCGGCAGCACGTGCTCTACGCCGTGGTCGCCTACAACTTGCGCCCTTCGCTGGCTGCCGAGGAGTTCCACGAGTCACCAGTGGGCCAGACACTGCACAGCAtcatcagctgctgctggaaggccAATGCAGAGGAGCGCCTGCGTGCAgaccagctgcttcccagcctcAGGGCCCTCAAGCAGAGCATCTAGGAAAACTCAGGACTCTTTACATTCCTTTTGTtgacttttctttccctctacCCTTCCTCTGAACATAATTCATTTAGCCTCTGTGTGATCTGAAGgctttgttgctgttttttgtacttgaaaaaaaaaaagccccacactATTTTGATATAAGAATAGTATAAATAAAGAGATCTAATGAAACTGTGGGGTTTTACCCTGGAAGGGGATAGTGGCAAAGATGATGTTGGCagacacaatttttttctggttgaTGTGTTGTGTGCTGCCTTGCTTACTAGGAAATGTGATGTGCAGAAAAATTCTTGGTTGTAAGTAAGTGAAGTACAAACAAGGGTCTGCTTTTGGAAGGTTCTTTATGCATAATACcttttggtatttttaaaatgtcaaataTGAGTAGTTCTTGACACCAGCTATAGTAGTGCATTTGAGCTTTTCCTGTTCATTTACCAAGGAATGAGTATGTATTACAAATCAGTGAATGCagaagaataaatacagtgtCAGTGGTCTATTTAACTTGTTCTTAGATGTACTTAATTTCAGTAAGTATGCTGCTTCTGATATGGAAAATGTGAACTACTCACATACTCCTTGAGTTAAAGAACCTTTTTGTCAGTAAGGCTACTAAGAGTAAGAAGTTACATTAACAACCTGTCCTTTTTATAAGATTTCCCTGCTACCAGTTGTGTCAGTAGCAGCTTGCTAGCTGGAGCACTGTAAATCTTGAAGCATTATAAGAAGATTTTGTGCAGAATAGAGTTTAAAAAAAGGGGACAAAAGAATGGTAAAGTGAggattattttgctttataatGCATGGCTCAGTATTGGACAAGATACTGGAAGCACTGACAAGGAAGTTTGCTTACAGCAGTAATAATGTTCCTCTGCTGGTGCTCAAAGCATACACTATTGAACTATCCTGTGCACTGCTTATGTCTTATCTGCTATCTTTCCTAATCTGGTTGTAGTGTGTCTGGGAAAGGAAGTGCTGTAGGCAACGCTGAAGACAAAAAGCTCTGATCCCTGACTTATCAGAACTGATAATTGTACATCTGCACCCTTATCTGAAGCTGCCTGCTGTAGCTGATATTACCATTCTGCTCAAAGCCTCTGCTTCTTTTTAAGACGGGAGAAAGAGTGATGTTTCAGtcaaattgtttttcttctttaccCTTCCTCCCCCTTGCTTccattctggaaaaaaaaaaatcc
This sequence is a window from Anomalospiza imberbis isolate Cuckoo-Finch-1a 21T00152 chromosome 1, ASM3175350v1, whole genome shotgun sequence. Protein-coding genes within it:
- the MOS gene encoding proto-oncogene serine/threonine-protein kinase mos, which codes for MPSPIPLNCFLSFEYSPSANLRPCSSPLVIPGKDSKSFLGGASSARTHRLPSRLSWCSIEWEQLCLLQPLGSGGFGSVYKATYHGATVAVKQVKKSSKNRLASRQSFWAELNVAQLQHDNVVRVVAASTCAPASENSLGTIIMEYVGNITLHHVIYGTGDAWRQGEDDEEGCGRKALCMEETVCYSCDIMTGLAFLHSQDIVHLDLKPANVFITEQGVCKIGDFGCSQKLEKGSSQSARVCQQGGTYTHRAPELLKGERITAKADIYSFAITLWQMVTREQPYLGERQHVLYAVVAYNLRPSLAAEEFHESPVGQTLHSIISCCWKANAEERLRADQLLPSLRALKQSI